In Tamandua tetradactyla isolate mTamTet1 chromosome 21, mTamTet1.pri, whole genome shotgun sequence, the genomic window GGAAGTGCTTTGAGTCTGGGCTATTGTAAGAACTAAAGAGAATTGTAGAGCATCTGTTTAATGAAATCTTGCTTCTCAAGTCCTGGATTTCctctaaggaggaaaaaaaaacacacaataatAATAGCAGCATTCTTGCCTAGAAAGGTAATGGACTTTGCCAATCCCTTCTGTGAGAACTTCTTATTCTCTTTTTTCAGTTTGAGGCTGTCTCATGTAGAATCCTTGAATATGgttgtatttattttctgttgcctttCCCATGCCATTCATAAAAACTGAATAGCAATCTCAGCAAATGGCGGTGATTCAAAAcacagaaatgtccaaaattaactctgaaaaatatttgttttcatctGTGTAGGATTTCTAGTTAGAAACCCACTTTCAAAGTTGTTTAAGTAGAAACATTAGGATTTGTAAATGAATGATGCTTTGTGACACACTCATTTTTCCCAGTGCTTGTTCCATCAACCAAATACAAACTTCCCAGTACTTTCTTTTTAGGTATACTCGAAATCTTGTGGatcaaggaaatggaaaatttaatctGATGATTCTGTGTTGGGGCGAAGGACATGGCAGGTAATACAACCATTCATTCACAGGTATTTATTAAGAGCATCTATTACAGCATTTGAGAAATGCAATGACAAGCTAACCACAAATCTTTTGAGTACTAACAAATCTCATTGTATAATTTCTTCACCGTATTCCCCAATCccataaaaaaaattgttcatgGAAATTAGCATAGGGGATTTAGATACACACCATGAATATAAAAACTAGTCCAAAAAATGACTGTGGAAATAAAGACCAAAGATCTAGATACTGGAGAtagaaaagcatttcacaaattcAGAAAAGGTATTTCTACTTCAAGTTAATTATTTAGCTTCTTTACCTAGAGGATAAACAACTTTAAACAAATATGATCGATACAATACTTTGAAACTCGGTTCCTCcacttttctttagtttttacgTTTGCTGGTTTTATGACCAGCTGAGTATTGTTATCTCTTTAAACaaattctcttctgtctcttgagaatggtagaaaacaaatgaacaaatagaaaGACCCATTTTTGATGGGAGAAGACAAACATGAATTCGCAAGGCTTTGGGAAGTTGAGGGCGAGCTCCACGGTCTCCACAgagtatatttatttacttaggtGGAATGGAGTTGTTCTCATTCGTTCTCAATATTTTTTTGGAAGCCTATTAACCAGGAGTAACACTAGGCTCTGAGGATTTAGGAAACAAGTTATCTGCGTGCACGCGCGTGCATGTGCGAGCGCACGGGTTAATAGAATTCAACATATGAAATGCCAATAATATATACAGGTACAGACTTTTCCTCAACTCTATAACTAATACTTTCTTACTGCTACAAAGATCACttgaataaatcttttttttttcccaaatccGATTCACTTTCTCCCACCAAAATTAGGAGGTAATCACAGGGATATGCTCTAAATCTGCAAAATAGTAACGTTATATATACTTTGCAGTATAATTTTAGGAAGATAGCATAATACACATACTTCCCTCCTTCTCTTGCCCAAAAGAACTTGAGAGAAAAAGCCTGGGGCAGGAAGAACACTAAATGTTAAACAGTATGGTAGAATTGGTATAGATAATTATCTTTAGCATTTCTAAAAAGTATGATGTACTTTTATAATCAAGCTCTAGCCCAGCTTAAGTGACTTGTTAAAAACCATATATTGTGGAAGGCAGAAAATAGTTTGTTTTGTTATTCTGTTACCAAAGTAGTGTTATGATAaggttttaaagaaaattaactgTTGGCCTTTAATAAGAATATGTATCAAAACTGCATCCCTTATATGCTTTGATGGGGAtgacatattattttattactttttccccCTGAACAATGTTGAGTAATAAATTGAGGACATCTCAAAAATGCAACCAGATAGATTTGGGCCTGGAAGATGTCCTGTTGACAGCATGCAGCTGAAGGTCTGTGCAGACTGTTATTGCAGGTCTCTATACTGGGCCGTCTTTTGAGTTCCGTTgtcattttgtgtatatatagcAGTATCCATGATCACACCGACTCCCACTGCTTTATGAAGATGCTACAGGGAAATCTAAAGGAGACACTGTTTGCCTGGCCTGATAAAAAATCCAATGAGATGATCAAGAAGTCTGAAAGAATCTTGAGGGAAAACCAGTGTGCCTACATTAATGGTaaaatcttatacctttttttctAAGGGCAGGTGGGAATAACCTTGAGCTCCTAACTGAATTTCTGGCTGTTTAGACATGTCCTGGATTATGGCGTCATGATTTTATATACTTGGGAAATGACCTAAAAGTAGTGGGTTTTGCTTTTTAAGCCTTTGCATCTGAATTGGAATCACTTAAAAAAACACATATGCATGCAGATCAGTATCCACTGAAAAGTGATTTACCTGCCAAGACATAGGACAGTTTTTGAACAAATATGACAAAAGAATTTTTGGACAAAACAGATAGAACAAGTTGGGAATATTAATCTTTGTGTTAGAAAATGTAAAGAACTATTCTGGAGGTGATTAAGAATGCTAGCTAGTCCCTAAATACATAACAGCATATACAGGATGCTTAAAAGAGTATCCTTAAGAGGGTGcacaggcagttcagtggtagaatgttcaccttccatacCAAAGACCCGGGTCTGATTCCCAAACCAtgtaccccacccccccaaaaaagagtaaAATTCTAGAATAAATAACTTTACGAAGCATATTATATATCAGTGCTTTCTAGATATCTTGCCCCATGAATTCAGTCTTTTCCCTAAATATGAGAAGGAATAGCCATAATGCTTTTCAGGAGAGGCATTGATAACTTTTATATTCCTCAAGGGGATAGTGACTTTCCAAGAAGCTCATTAAAGTTTGTTTGAGGtagatatttttcattcttatttataGATGAAGATGTCCATACATTAAatacttgcccaaagtcacatagctcTTAGTGTggcagccaggatttgaacccaagcttTGATTTCAAATTGGGATGCTATCCTGTTTACATGAAATAAAGTATTCCAGAGGTTTCTTTGGCAAAGcgtttttttcttcatatatctTAAATAATCATATTAGCATTGATACTTTGTCTAAATGTGTTAGATCATTAGTTTAGGAATGTATGTCACTTACAAAGGTCACGTATAGAGGAAGGTTTATCAAGTCTCCAATGCAAAAACCTGTAGAAGCCAAGCAGGTAAGTGGGTGATGCAGGTCAGGGATAAGGCTGTGGTGAAGACAGTGATGAGCTGGAGAATGTCTACCACACTAGCTAAGTGGGGAGCAGTAGCCACTCAGCTCCACAAGATTGTCCTGATGTCTTTTCCTTTGCAGAGTTGAAATTCTGAATGTTATGTTAGGTTTTGCCAGTCTGTAAATACTAGGTGGCATAAACTAAATATTTCTATAGACTAATTACACAACTCAAAGACCACAAATTTTCAAACTCTAacttttacagatgcagaaatagGGTTGAGACAGATAATGATCTGGGGGAAGGATGTTTCAAATACAAGGGAGTAGGGTGAGTGAAAGCAGAATAGTTAGTTGCAAAGAATGAAAGCTATTCAGGAATGGTTTATCtgtagagaagaaagaagaatgggATTAGGCTGGGAAGTGGTATGAAAGTCAAGTAAAATCAGGTTCTGGGCCTCCAAGACTAGCTTAAAAAGAGTTTTAATTAGCAATGTCTTGATCCATTTGGTAACATTGTACATTATAAGATGAGGAGAGGGAGAATTGAGGCAAAAAGACTATGTAATGGGCAAGAGTAATGGGCCTGGACCAAACTGCTATCCatcagtatgaaaaaaaaaaatcaaatataaggGAAACACCATGTATATGAAATTCAAAGaggcaaagacaaaaaaaattctagaatgaatAACTCATGCATGAGCCTTGGAGGCTTCTCTGAAGAATGGGTGGCATGTTGTTGCAGGATCTTGCCTTGCAAGATTTTTTAGCAAGCATTGGATGGCATATATACCTGCAATTGGTAGAACAAATAATTATTTGTATAAAGGGCAGAATATTAACAGAATCAGAGTTTGCAGATGTGAGAATTAGGCCACTGttttaaatataaggaaaatggAAGATCCTAGAAGTTGGTATTTATTCAATTTAACCTAGTTTCTCTAGCTGGGAATAGAACCTAAGTTGTCTGCTTTtattatttgctctttcttcatcATCATGCCAGCTCATGAAGTTATATCATTAATAAAACAAACCAAATTGGTGCCAACATTAATTGCAATCACCACAAACAAATATGctacctattaagcaataacttcctatTCCCCACTCCTGACTACCTCTaatctatcttctttctctatgaagtttcttattctagatatatacatgaaataaaagtggaatcaaacaatattttTCCGTTAATGTCTGGTTCCTTTCGGTCTCATCAGTATCATCCATTTTTGTAGCATGTACTAAAACTTAGTACAGTCCGTTCAAcgtatatacctcattttgttcatccattcatctgctggtgGACTCTTGAGGTGTTGTCATCTTTTGACTACTGTGAAAAATATTGCTATTAACATTGACGTACAATTTTCTGTTCAATCCccgttttcagttctttggggtatatacctagaagtgggattgctgggtcataaggtaattctatgtttcactttttgaggagctgccagacTATTTCCCcacctgcaccattttacataccaTTCTGACCTTTCTATGAaacctatttttttcattctagaAACTTTGGCAAACAAGACACATTAGTATGAAATTTCAGAATACTAGGGGCAGAGAAAGATCCAGAAGTGTCTTGTTTTGTGACTCACTCATTGTGCTTAGTACTCAGTGGGTTCTTTCCACCGGGAgatttgtgtctgtctttcattCAAGAAAATACTTTCAAGTTATttcttagatatatatttttttatgtttctaaaaCTCCTAATATTCAGATATTACACCTCATGGACTGTtcctctgattaaaaaaaaaaaaaaaaagcaccaacctttcctattttctctcttttccttttgttctttgaatCTTCCTCAGTTTTTTCCTTCAAACTCTTCTATtcagttctttatttttgctatctttttatttctcaatgctcttttttctctgaattgtcatttttataattttttaaatctctctgaGGATAATAATGAtatggggtttttgtttgtttaagtcTTCTCCTGAGTAGTGTGTATTTCAAGTTGCTTTTTTAAGGTTGTTTTGGCCACTGTCTTTCATACTAGAACCTTAGGTCAAATGCTTTGTGTCTTTGGCACTATGTGttcatgttattttcttttcacagTCTTGGGCCACTTTATTTCTCAATCCAGGGTCAGTGGACAGTGCCCAGGTCAGCCGAGAGCCTGAAAGCCATGCTGATGTCTCTGGTTGTGCTCACATTTTAGAATAAGGGATGATAAATCTCATTGGGTATTTGGTTCAGGGTTTCTCGACTGGACTTACATCTAGGATAATCTGGTGGGGACTTTTCCTTAAGGAACTCCAGATGGTAATATCTTTAAGGCTTTTTTCTTGAATTAATCAGATTGCTTGAGAAGCTGCTTTCCATCTTCTGCCTAGAGAACAAAACCCTGTCTGATAGCATTCTGGTGGTGAAGAAAGTGAGGATCTTGCCGTTCATTGTGtaaatttttccttaattcttcTGTTGTTATTGTGCCTGATATCTACCAATCTTTCGTTCACCCATTGTAATATTTTCCATAGAGTAAAGCTGTTTTCTGGGGTGGTAAAGGAGCAGAAGCTGGTGAAAAGGATTTGAGACTCTACTTCTTAAATAGGTTTTCAACAAACTATCTTATTTTTAGCTCTACCTTCACCCCCATTTCTAGAAGTGATGTGCTGCTAATTCCTGAGCTATTGGGAGTTTCAGGTTGTTTCTTGACTTTCCCCATGTAGAGTTTAGGATTTAACTTTCTCTGCTCTGTGAAGTCATCCATACACTTTCAACTTTCAAACTTTCATTActattttctcttctcccattttctttgtctttggatatctgttccttttaaaattcttttgctACCATTTTAGGGGGTTTTCAGGAAGGACCAGAAGCAAATACATATATGTCACTTTCCATCTTTAAATAGAATTTCAATTCTAGATAATTTCTATAACTCCATATCCATCAAAATTGATTCATGAGCTTAGGTAAATAAAAGGTTTATTACCTTCTGATATCATCTAAACTCCTTCATCTATTCTTCCCTCTTGGATATTGTTTAGATTCCATTGGCTTACATCGGGTAGAGAATATCAGTCATACAGAACCTGCTGTGAGCCTTCACTTGTACAGTCCACCTTTTGATACATGTCACGCCTTTGATCAAAGAACAGGACATAAAAACAAGGTCACCATGATGTTCCATAGCAAATTTGGAATCAGGACCCCATTAGTAAGTATAACATCTCTCTCCTATGTTTAAATGCTTTGCTAGGTTTGGGTTGACATTACACTGTATGCATTGCTATTTTGTTCTAAATATTATTTGAACATCTTAAGTTTTAAGTATTCCTGAACTGAAGAATGACATTAATCTCAACTCTGGGAGAGGTACCTGTATCTTAATTCTTTAACTTTAGAGACTATAGTTtcaatttataaataaacattaaattagATACAAAGAATTTTCTTcctaaaaactttaaaatgtatgttcattcccaaagaaattttttttcgtGTGTTATGAAACTAGAGTGAAAACCATATTATTAGATATGACTGTTACTGCTATTAAGTAATACTCATGGATCTTATTTGCTGGGACAACACAAATAACTTGCATAGTCAGCCTTGAAAAACTAAGAAACTTTTCCAATGATAGAACTAAAGAAATTTCCTGTTTTGATTGGcaagtttgctttttctttgagAATAATGTTATCAGTGAAAGTAAATTCTAATAATACATTCCTCCGTAAGAAACAATTTCCGCATAAAAATGATAAGGCACGCAGCACTAATACGGTGTGGCCATCTTTTACTTGCAGTGAAATAAATTGGCCATTTCAGCCCTGCTTTGTCTTCCTCATTCCAATTCCCAAGAGAGATTCTTAAGCCAGAACAAAACCATAGGGCTCCATTGTCATAGCTGAGTTGTCATTCACTGCTGAAAAAGTAATACAATTTAAAACATGCCATGGCACTTTGTGTAAAGATTCCTATGtaactttcctttcttccttaaaGACAAATTCAGGTTCGCTGGAGAACAACTAAGGAGCACCAAACCTTCTGAAGCTTTATTTTAAGTCTGCTGAATGCTTTGTTATGGAGAGAAAGACCTCCCACCATTTGCTGTCCAGTAATACACTTAAATAAGCCAGTACTTAGATCTACTCTAAGGCAGATGCTAATTGTAAGGCATTAAGTGAGCAAATAGTGTCCTGAGCTACTACAGAAGAAAAGtctcaataaagaaaaaggtCTGTGATTTTAAAGGTCAAACCAAGTGCTTTCCTGGTTCTGTCCTCTAATGCCTTTGGAGCCATACCGGAAATGTCAATAAGGGTTTTTATAGCTTTTGGAATATCTTTGATAACTGAACTGTAATTAGCAATAAGTGAAAACAAGAAACTGCAGACTTCAAATTCCTGCCTTGCTACCTGGTGGACTAATTGTACATGTCCTTAATATGCTTCGTATGTTTTTAATGTTTGAAGGGAAGGTTTTTAGAgctgtggattttatttttttcaatcttaCTTTACAAATTCCTTTTCTATGAATAATAGGTTATTGTAGATTGAGAAACTTAAGGCACTTTGACATTAGGTAATGAAATGCAGGGCAGGAGATTTAGAAAGTACATGTACCCAAACCTATAACAAGCCAAAACATAAACTCATGTCTAATGTTCCAGTAGTCACAGTCAAAGACTTTGTACTGCTACCAAAATtgccaaataattttaataaaagtaaatttgaaCAATTTTATGTTTGTTGTCTTTTTGATGAACATAAGAGTTTCTTATAAATCAAATGTTTGTAGATTTTGATAGACTGCTGAAAGCACTCTTAGGGAATGTGAGagggcaaaaaatatatacaataaaaggCAATTTATCTTTTTGGGCTTCAAATAGGTTCCCAAATTAGGCCAAATATAATGACCCGAGGGCCTCTGGCCCTAATGTGATCCACAGACGCAATCAATTTGGCCTGTgagttgtgtgtgtatgtttataagTTGTTTGGATATATTAACTTAATTTGGAGAAACTTTATGATTTAGGTATGATATTGGTTTTCTATTACTGATACAATAAATTACTAAAAATTTAGTTGTTTAAAACAGCACAACTTgagtgcatggatggttcagtggtagaatgctcatcttccatgtgagagacccagattggattcccggaccatgcaccttcccgccacccccccacccccccaaaaaaaagactGACATGGCTCTCACGGGGCTAAAAGCAAGCTGTCAGCAGGGGTGGATTCCTTGCTGTAGGCTCTAGGTAGGAACTGTTGCCTTGAGTGTTTTAACTTTTAGAAGTTGCCAGCATTCTTTGGGTCAAGGCGCCTTCTTCAAAGCCAACAATGGTGCATCaagtcctctcatctcatcacacTGACCTACTCCTGACTCgcttttcttctttaaaggacACATGTGATTAGATAACTTCATCACAAGGTTGTGGCCTTAATGATGCATTGTACAGCCGTGTATGATCACAGTCATAGGTTCTGGGGATTTGGACATGGATGTACTTGGTGGCGATTCTACCTTCCACAGTTTGTCCTCTGGTCCCCAATGATTTACATAAATCCTATGTGCAAAATACATTCCTGCTATCCTAGAATCCCCAAAGTCTCATCACTTTGCAGTATCAACTCAAAGCTTAAAAATCTTATCTAAATCATCTAAATTTAGGCATAAGTGAGGTTCTGGGTATGATCTATACTGGGTACAATTCCTATTCATCTGTTGGCCTATGAAACTAAAGAAAAAGTTAATCTCCCAAAATACAGTGGTGAAACAGGCATAAGAAAAAGAGTCAGAAGTCATAAGCAATTTCAAAATCCAATCAGGCCAACACCATTTAGTTTCAAGGACTGGGAATATCCTCTGTGGTTTGAGGCTCTGCCCTCTgtcatccttcttttttttcataagcAGTAGCTTACAGTTGCATCTAAGTGATTTAATCAGCCAGTTTCCTGCTTATCAAATTTTGGGGGTCTGACAATCTTCACCCACCCCCTGTCCCTTTCAGTCAAAGTTGGCAGTGTTTCTGTGGGTATGAAATTAAGAATCTTGTTGAATCATGGGAATTTGCTCCATTAGACAAGGGCCTATCCACAGATATTTCTTAGACAATCTCATCTCTATTTTTGACTTACTGAGGTGGCTGAGAGCAATGCCTTTAAATTTCCTAGGTGCTTTCTAGTTTGATTGAGAGGAGCTGTGAATCACCTATTTAATCTCTTCAAAGAGCTTTTTGTGTGGCCAAATGTTCTTCCTCTGAATATATTGTGAGAAATTAACAAAAGGCTGACAGTGAATCTGttaattttatcttcttccttacTCAGAATTTCCCAAATCACTGATAATGAATAAAAGTGAAGGGTTGTCTGCCTGACGTGCTCAACtggccaattcctgagacact contains:
- the CDO1 gene encoding cysteine dioxygenase type 1; this translates as MEQTEVLKPRTLADLIRILHQLFAGDEINVEEVQAVMEAYESDPAEWAVYAKFDQYRYTRNLVDQGNGKFNLMILCWGEGHGSSIHDHTDSHCFMKMLQGNLKETLFAWPDKKSNEMIKKSERILRENQCAYINDSIGLHRVENISHTEPAVSLHLYSPPFDTCHAFDQRTGHKNKVTMMFHSKFGIRTPLTNSGSLENN